In a single window of the Rhizobiaceae bacterium genome:
- a CDS encoding GNAT family N-acetyltransferase: MAKDDWSRDLTTRAGLALHVRPVRPDDEAALAEFFEHVTPEDLRFRFLGGIHKVSHDRLVAMTQVDHRQTENFLAFADDGKTIVATAMLACDSGLKKGEVAISVRAEDKHKGIGWELLRHICRFAEAKGVETLESLESRENHEAIELEREQGFVAEFYSEDPTLVLIRKKLN, translated from the coding sequence ATGGCAAAAGACGATTGGAGCCGCGACCTCACCACGCGCGCCGGGCTGGCGCTTCACGTTCGCCCGGTCCGGCCTGACGACGAGGCGGCGCTGGCGGAGTTCTTCGAACATGTGACGCCGGAAGATCTGCGCTTCCGGTTCCTGGGCGGCATTCACAAAGTGAGCCACGACCGTCTCGTCGCGATGACGCAGGTCGACCATCGGCAGACCGAGAATTTCCTTGCCTTCGCGGACGATGGAAAGACCATCGTCGCGACGGCCATGCTGGCTTGTGACAGCGGCTTGAAGAAGGGCGAAGTGGCAATCTCCGTGCGCGCGGAAGACAAGCACAAGGGTATCGGCTGGGAACTGCTTCGCCACATCTGCCGGTTTGCCGAAGCAAAGGGCGTTGAAACGCTCGAATCGCTGGAAAGCCGTGAAAATCATGAGGCAATCGAACTGGAGCGGGAGCAGGGCTTCGTCGCGGAATTCTATTCCGAGGACCCGACACTGGTGCTGATCCGCAAGAAGCTCAACTGA
- a CDS encoding SRPBCC family protein has translation MPKVFVSTVINAPIERVWRTVGDFNGLPDWMPGMKSSSIEDGKEPTGVGAVRAVKMATGGVLRERLEEFSPDEMRIVYSVLEGPLPTSNIRTGMKLRPITDTHGTLGEWFSEFETEPGKEDEGVAFMRSVFNSGFRSLKRHLGV, from the coding sequence TTGCCCAAGGTATTCGTCAGCACCGTCATCAACGCACCGATTGAAAGGGTCTGGCGGACCGTCGGTGATTTCAACGGGCTTCCTGACTGGATGCCGGGCATGAAATCGTCCTCCATCGAGGACGGCAAGGAGCCGACCGGCGTGGGTGCAGTGCGCGCGGTCAAGATGGCCACGGGCGGCGTGCTTCGGGAGCGACTCGAAGAGTTCTCTCCTGACGAAATGCGTATTGTCTATTCGGTCCTTGAGGGGCCGCTTCCGACGTCGAACATCCGCACGGGCATGAAGCTGCGCCCGATCACCGATACGCACGGCACGCTCGGTGAGTGGTTCTCCGAGTTCGAAACGGAGCCGGGCAAGGAAGACGAAGGCGTGGCGTTCATGCGCAGCGTTTTCAATTCCGGCTTCCGTTCACTCAAGCGCCATCTTGGCGTCTGA
- a CDS encoding ABC transporter substrate-binding protein, producing the protein MTKQCMAAITALLIGVAGPAMAEDYRLGYITDLSGPLAGSYTPVWEGFDLYMKSRNAAGGINGNQVETFLDDDGLRADRSVAAAKKQIERDNVIGIFGLSLSSTHGPTFAETRQAGIPVVTSFSGIIDALPPAKPYSYSTGVMFEVAGEAIATLSKQIAPSGKVVGVTFDSVGGRAALRHNQLMAQKLGYQWGEVIFPVRTADFTPFAQAIVNEKPDIVVGHYGAEQNLGVIAALRATGYTGPYVIASYGASEATVQQAAEQSGDAENLYMVSRYAPATHEGAGIAALRQAAEAAGVTPTSMHVTGWALGMVAEEALKKCGASCDKAGLDKALQQVNIDTQGLTGGPIEMSADDHYGPTYWKLYKWDGEKLVGTGDWHKQTTVEFLGQ; encoded by the coding sequence ATGACGAAACAATGCATGGCCGCGATAACGGCGTTACTGATAGGTGTGGCCGGGCCGGCAATGGCCGAGGACTACAGGCTGGGCTACATCACCGACCTTTCCGGCCCGCTCGCGGGTTCCTACACGCCGGTTTGGGAGGGCTTCGACCTCTATATGAAGTCCCGCAACGCGGCGGGCGGGATCAACGGCAATCAAGTCGAGACGTTCCTCGACGACGATGGGCTCAGGGCTGACCGTTCGGTCGCTGCCGCCAAGAAGCAGATCGAGCGCGACAACGTTATCGGCATCTTCGGGCTGAGCCTCAGTTCGACGCACGGGCCGACCTTTGCGGAAACACGGCAGGCCGGAATTCCTGTTGTCACGTCCTTCAGCGGGATCATCGACGCGCTGCCGCCCGCCAAGCCCTATTCCTACAGCACCGGCGTTATGTTCGAGGTCGCGGGCGAAGCGATTGCCACGCTCAGCAAGCAGATCGCGCCGAGCGGCAAGGTGGTCGGCGTGACGTTCGACAGCGTCGGCGGACGAGCCGCTTTGCGGCACAACCAGCTCATGGCGCAAAAGCTCGGCTATCAATGGGGCGAAGTGATCTTCCCCGTTCGCACCGCCGATTTCACGCCGTTTGCACAGGCGATCGTCAATGAGAAGCCGGACATCGTGGTAGGCCACTACGGCGCGGAGCAGAATCTTGGCGTGATCGCGGCATTGCGCGCGACCGGCTACACCGGCCCCTATGTCATTGCCTCCTATGGTGCGTCCGAGGCCACGGTGCAGCAGGCGGCCGAACAGTCGGGCGATGCGGAAAACCTCTATATGGTTTCGCGTTATGCGCCCGCGACGCACGAGGGCGCTGGCATTGCCGCGCTGCGTCAGGCCGCGGAGGCCGCGGGCGTCACGCCGACGAGCATGCACGTCACCGGCTGGGCGTTGGGAATGGTCGCAGAGGAGGCGCTCAAGAAGTGCGGGGCAAGTTGCGACAAGGCGGGCCTCGACAAGGCGTTGCAGCAGGTCAATATCGATACGCAGGGCCTGACCGGCGGTCCGATTGAGATGTCGGCAGACGATCACTACGGCCCGACATATTGGAAACTGTACAAATGGGACGGCGAAAAGCTCGTCGGTACGGGTGACTGGCACAAGCAAACCACCGTCGAGTTCCTCGGTCAGTAG
- a CDS encoding alpha/beta fold hydrolase, which translates to MAGAGTALPLDTRGKATVTEDGADRALSAQVAKGDAASLPATESGETAQAAPSSVYRDVDRLFHAWMSSATLGLSPVSLAQAWQDWALHLMTSPGKQRELQTKAVEKAVRFQHFLARCMAQPDTAAPCISPLPQDRRFQHPSWQSFPYSAIYQSFLLSQQWWHNATTDVQGVTAKHEQLVEFYSRQLLDMLSPSNQWALNPEVIDKTLRAGGANLLSGFQNLVEDFQRTAEGKPPPGAEHFRPGVEVAVTPGDVVFRNELIELIRYRPTTETVRAEPILIVPAWIMKYYILDLSPGNSLVRYLVDSGFTVFCISWRNPGRGDSELGLEDYRKLGIMAALDEVAALTAVQKVHGVGYCLGGTLLTIAAAAMARDGDNRLASLSLFAAQADFEEPGELGLFIDESQISLLEDVMWAEGMLDQRRMAGAFQMLRSQDLVWSRMVHEYLMGERAPMTDLMAWNADATRMPFRMHSEYLRQLYLHNDLAQGRFRTDGRAVHVEDIDVPVFGVGTVTDHVAPWRSVFKLTHLLDTDMDFVLTSGGHNAGIVSEPGHPHRSYRHLKYRHGEPHPDPDEWAAVATEQQGSWWPAWVNWLRARPGHDVPANSVEVPSLCPAPGTYVLQP; encoded by the coding sequence ATGGCTGGCGCAGGAACGGCATTGCCATTGGACACGCGGGGCAAAGCCACGGTCACGGAGGATGGCGCCGATCGGGCCTTGAGCGCCCAAGTCGCGAAGGGTGATGCGGCAAGCTTGCCTGCGACCGAAAGCGGCGAGACGGCGCAGGCCGCTCCCTCGAGCGTCTATCGCGATGTCGACCGGCTTTTCCATGCGTGGATGTCATCGGCGACACTCGGTCTTTCGCCCGTCAGCCTCGCGCAAGCGTGGCAGGATTGGGCGCTGCACCTGATGACATCGCCCGGCAAGCAACGCGAGTTGCAGACCAAGGCGGTCGAAAAGGCGGTGCGCTTCCAGCATTTCCTCGCCCGTTGCATGGCCCAGCCGGATACGGCCGCTCCGTGCATCTCGCCTTTGCCGCAGGACCGCCGCTTCCAGCATCCGTCCTGGCAATCTTTCCCCTACAGCGCGATCTACCAGTCATTCCTGTTGAGCCAGCAATGGTGGCACAACGCGACCACGGACGTGCAGGGCGTCACGGCAAAGCATGAACAGCTTGTGGAGTTCTACAGCCGCCAGCTTCTCGACATGCTGTCGCCGTCGAACCAGTGGGCGCTCAATCCGGAGGTGATCGACAAGACGCTGCGCGCAGGCGGCGCGAACCTGCTTTCGGGGTTCCAGAACCTTGTCGAGGATTTCCAGCGGACGGCAGAAGGCAAGCCGCCGCCGGGCGCGGAGCATTTCCGACCGGGCGTCGAAGTCGCCGTCACGCCGGGCGATGTAGTGTTCCGGAACGAACTGATCGAACTCATCCGCTACCGGCCAACGACAGAAACGGTGCGGGCTGAACCGATCCTGATCGTGCCCGCCTGGATCATGAAGTACTACATTCTGGATTTGTCGCCCGGCAATTCGCTGGTGCGCTATCTGGTCGACAGCGGCTTCACGGTCTTTTGCATCTCATGGCGCAATCCCGGAAGAGGGGACAGCGAGCTTGGTCTGGAGGACTATCGCAAGCTGGGCATCATGGCGGCGCTTGACGAGGTTGCTGCGCTAACCGCTGTGCAAAAGGTCCATGGCGTCGGCTACTGCCTGGGCGGAACGCTGCTCACCATCGCTGCCGCCGCCATGGCGCGGGACGGCGACAACCGCCTCGCCAGCCTTTCGCTCTTCGCCGCGCAGGCCGATTTCGAGGAGCCCGGCGAGCTTGGACTGTTCATCGACGAAAGCCAGATTTCTTTGCTCGAAGACGTGATGTGGGCGGAGGGGATGCTCGACCAGCGGCGCATGGCCGGCGCCTTCCAGATGCTGAGATCGCAGGACCTTGTCTGGTCTCGAATGGTTCATGAATATCTGATGGGCGAACGCGCGCCGATGACGGATCTGATGGCATGGAACGCGGATGCAACCCGCATGCCCTTTCGCATGCATTCCGAATATTTGCGGCAGCTCTATCTGCACAACGATCTTGCGCAGGGTCGTTTCCGGACGGACGGTCGAGCCGTGCACGTTGAGGACATCGACGTTCCGGTTTTTGGCGTCGGCACCGTAACGGACCATGTGGCTCCGTGGCGCTCGGTCTTCAAACTTACCCATCTGCTCGACACAGATATGGATTTCGTGCTGACCAGCGGCGGGCACAATGCCGGTATTGTGTCGGAGCCGGGTCACCCACACCGATCGTACCGGCATCTGAAATACCGCCACGGCGAGCCGCATCCCGACCCCGACGAATGGGCAGCAGTGGCCACCGAGCAGCAAGGCTCATGGTGGCCGGCCTGGGTGAACTGGCTGAGGGCGCGCCCCGGACATGATGTGCCCGCGAATTCCGTGGAAGTGCCGTCGCTTTGTCCCGCGCCCGGCACTTATGTGCTGCAGCCCTAG
- a CDS encoding OB-fold domain-containing protein has product MASERSVEAMHLLDPNIVRVPEEGSAGPCLLGARCRGCGNVVFPRMPVCPACLRDDAMEEVEIGRSAVLYSHTIARFAPAGFKAPYFQGFVDLPEGPRIFTLIGSGCRVEPGVLHDGMAMRLVVEPLADTPENGSVLTYKYVPDAGAEGQVSHA; this is encoded by the coding sequence TTGGCGTCTGAGCGGTCGGTCGAAGCCATGCACCTGCTCGACCCCAACATCGTGCGCGTCCCGGAGGAAGGCTCCGCCGGACCGTGCCTGCTCGGCGCGCGCTGCCGCGGCTGCGGGAACGTGGTCTTTCCGCGCATGCCGGTCTGCCCCGCATGCCTGCGCGACGACGCGATGGAAGAGGTCGAGATCGGCCGCAGTGCGGTGCTCTACAGCCATACGATCGCGCGTTTTGCGCCTGCCGGTTTCAAGGCGCCTTATTTCCAGGGCTTTGTCGACCTGCCGGAGGGGCCGCGCATATTCACGCTCATCGGCTCCGGTTGTCGGGTCGAGCCGGGCGTGCTGCATGACGGCATGGCTATGCGTCTGGTCGTTGAGCCGCTGGCCGACACGCCCGAAAACGGATCGGTTCTCACCTACAAATATGTTCCGGACGCCGGCGCCGAAGGACAGGTGTCCCATGCGTGA
- a CDS encoding thiolase family protein: MRDVVILGTGAHPTGRFPEMALKDMAFGAIREALADAGVGQKDVQVAYVGNSLGGLLTGQEGVRGQVMLQHAGITAIPVVNVENACASAATALRGAWLEVASGAADVALAVGAEKMFVGDSAKTIAALSAVSEIDLSRIGMQFTTSYAIHPKINLKGRMSEYGWSIEDLAKPAVKNSAHGALNPIAQHRKPLSVEEVVQSRVVVDPLTLLMCSSISDGAAAAVLCAADIAHRFSSAKPIRIAACVLRSGAYRLPGDGREDSAEITAKLAYEQAGVGPQDIGAIELHDAMAPAELVLYERLGLCEKGEGPRLIDEGITKLGGRQPVNPSGGLCSRGHPVGATGLLQIYELVSQMRGRAGPRQIEEPPKVTMAQNQGGLLLGQDSAVYACTILSS, from the coding sequence ATGCGTGACGTCGTCATCCTTGGTACAGGCGCGCATCCGACCGGGCGCTTCCCGGAAATGGCCCTGAAGGACATGGCTTTCGGTGCGATCAGGGAAGCACTTGCCGATGCAGGCGTCGGACAGAAGGATGTGCAGGTTGCCTATGTCGGCAATTCTCTCGGCGGGCTGCTTACCGGGCAGGAAGGTGTGCGCGGCCAGGTTATGCTGCAGCATGCGGGCATCACGGCAATCCCCGTGGTCAACGTTGAGAACGCCTGCGCAAGCGCGGCAACGGCCCTGCGCGGAGCATGGCTCGAAGTCGCGTCGGGAGCAGCCGATGTGGCGCTGGCGGTCGGCGCTGAAAAAATGTTCGTGGGAGATTCCGCAAAGACGATTGCGGCGCTGAGCGCGGTCTCCGAGATCGACCTTTCGCGTATCGGCATGCAGTTCACGACGAGCTATGCGATTCATCCCAAGATCAACCTGAAGGGCCGCATGTCCGAATATGGCTGGTCCATCGAGGATCTGGCCAAGCCCGCCGTGAAGAATTCGGCGCATGGCGCGCTCAATCCGATTGCCCAGCATCGCAAGCCGCTTTCGGTCGAGGAGGTCGTGCAGTCGCGCGTCGTCGTCGATCCGCTGACATTGCTGATGTGTTCGTCGATCTCGGATGGCGCGGCGGCCGCGGTGCTTTGCGCTGCCGACATCGCCCATCGGTTTTCGAGCGCCAAGCCGATCAGGATTGCGGCCTGCGTGTTGCGGTCGGGCGCTTACCGGCTTCCCGGTGACGGTCGTGAGGATTCGGCGGAAATAACCGCCAAACTCGCCTATGAACAGGCGGGCGTCGGGCCTCAAGATATTGGCGCCATAGAGCTGCACGATGCAATGGCTCCGGCGGAACTGGTGCTCTACGAGCGCCTCGGTCTCTGCGAAAAGGGCGAGGGCCCGCGCCTTATCGACGAGGGCATAACGAAGCTCGGTGGCCGCCAGCCGGTCAATCCAAGCGGCGGGCTTTGCTCGCGCGGCCACCCCGTCGGAGCCACCGGTCTGTTGCAGATCTACGAGCTGGTTTCGCAGATGCGTGGCCGCGCAGGCCCGCGCCAGATCGAAGAGCCACCGAAAGTAACCATGGCGCAGAACCAGGGGGGTCTCCTGCTCGGGCAGGATTCCGCCGTCTACGCCTGCACAATCCTGTCGTCATAG
- a CDS encoding AMP-binding protein — protein sequence MTTSYSRFRDPALSTRGIPQLFADRCAATPLAVAFRHKDLGLYQEVTWEAYRRDVAHCLAGLQELGLKRGDRIATMSDPCREFLVADMAAMTGGAICYGIYTTCSVPEVEHQVGDGGAEIFLAEDQEFVDKVLQAKDSLPGIKHIVVFDTRALFNYRDPRIINFAEVVARGRERLAGRDEADFLSEHADRVKADDLAVIVYTSGTTGAPKGALHDHISLMWGFGNAYLEAFPELRSGEHRAISHLPMAHLIERSMSICLPLVADVVPHIGEETENLMGALYEVQPTFLNVVPRILEKLAAQVVTGIQRSSRTKRYAYEWAVGVGRRFREAEWRGEQPGVALTAQYRVAQALVFQPMLRKMGLSKIRSILCAGAPLPAKIHELWEIWGVNVRNLYGITEGGYVLCQSGAFPHPMRGGTPIPPREVRLGPDGELLVCGPGLFRGYWRNEAASKAALEDGWLCTGDVADEAKPGEFRIVDRKKDIMITSGGKNIAPSEIENLLKGSPFISEAILIGDSMKFVSALVEIDFGTVSEWARQNRVIYTSFNSLVECPEVVSLIQQEIDAANGQLARVEQVKKFRIIPKELDPEEGDTTPTRKIKRKHMHAMFGDLIRDMYKEEKTPA from the coding sequence ATGACGACATCCTATAGCAGGTTTCGCGATCCCGCGCTGTCGACGCGCGGCATTCCGCAATTGTTTGCGGACCGCTGCGCAGCGACGCCGCTGGCGGTCGCGTTCCGCCATAAGGATCTGGGCCTCTATCAAGAAGTGACGTGGGAAGCCTATCGGCGTGACGTGGCGCATTGCCTGGCCGGTTTGCAGGAACTGGGCCTCAAGCGGGGCGACCGCATAGCAACCATGTCGGACCCCTGCCGGGAATTTCTCGTGGCCGACATGGCCGCGATGACGGGCGGCGCGATCTGCTACGGAATATACACGACATGCTCCGTGCCGGAGGTCGAGCATCAGGTCGGCGACGGCGGCGCGGAAATCTTCCTGGCCGAGGATCAGGAATTCGTGGACAAGGTGCTCCAGGCGAAGGACAGCCTGCCGGGCATCAAGCATATCGTGGTTTTCGATACGCGCGCGCTGTTCAACTATCGCGACCCGCGCATCATAAACTTCGCCGAAGTCGTGGCACGCGGACGTGAGCGTCTGGCCGGTCGCGACGAGGCCGATTTCCTGTCGGAACATGCCGATCGCGTGAAGGCCGACGATCTGGCCGTGATCGTTTACACCTCGGGAACGACGGGCGCGCCAAAGGGCGCGCTGCATGACCACATCTCCCTGATGTGGGGCTTTGGCAATGCCTATCTGGAAGCTTTCCCGGAACTCAGGAGCGGCGAGCACAGGGCCATTTCGCACCTGCCGATGGCGCATCTGATCGAGCGGTCCATGTCGATCTGCCTGCCGCTGGTTGCCGATGTCGTGCCGCATATTGGCGAAGAGACGGAAAACCTGATGGGCGCGCTCTATGAGGTGCAGCCGACATTCCTCAATGTCGTGCCGCGCATTCTGGAAAAGCTCGCCGCGCAGGTCGTGACCGGCATCCAGCGCAGCAGCCGCACCAAGCGCTATGCCTATGAATGGGCGGTCGGGGTCGGACGCCGGTTTCGGGAAGCCGAATGGCGTGGGGAGCAGCCGGGTGTGGCGCTGACGGCGCAATACCGCGTCGCGCAGGCGCTGGTTTTCCAGCCGATGCTTCGCAAGATGGGGTTATCGAAAATTCGGAGCATCCTGTGCGCGGGCGCCCCCCTGCCGGCAAAGATCCATGAGCTTTGGGAGATCTGGGGCGTCAACGTCCGAAATCTCTACGGCATCACCGAAGGCGGCTACGTGTTGTGCCAGTCCGGCGCATTTCCGCACCCGATGCGGGGCGGCACGCCGATACCGCCGCGCGAGGTGCGCCTTGGTCCGGACGGAGAACTGCTGGTGTGCGGCCCCGGCCTGTTTCGGGGCTATTGGCGCAACGAGGCGGCAAGCAAGGCCGCGCTTGAAGACGGATGGCTTTGCACGGGCGATGTCGCCGACGAGGCGAAGCCGGGCGAGTTCCGCATCGTCGACCGCAAGAAGGACATCATGATCACCAGCGGGGGCAAGAACATCGCGCCCAGCGAAATCGAGAATCTGTTGAAGGGAAGCCCGTTCATCAGCGAGGCGATCCTCATCGGCGACAGCATGAAGTTCGTCAGCGCGCTCGTTGAGATCGACTTCGGAACGGTGTCGGAGTGGGCGCGCCAGAACCGCGTCATCTATACGAGCTTCAATTCGCTGGTGGAGTGTCCCGAGGTGGTGTCGCTCATCCAGCAGGAAATCGATGCGGCCAACGGCCAGTTGGCGCGCGTCGAGCAGGTCAAGAAATTCCGCATCATCCCGAAAGAGCTGGACCCTGAGGAGGGGGACACGACTCCGACGCGGAAGATCAAGCGCAAGCATATGCATGCCATGTTCGGGGACCTGATCCGCGACATGTACAAGGAGGAGAAGACGCCGGCCTGA
- a CDS encoding zinc-dependent alcohol dehydrogenase family protein: MKALIYEGPGKKSLGERPVPKIAAPTDAVVRITRTTICGTDLHILKGDVPTCTPGRILGHEGVGVVEETGAGVTQFKKGDRVLISCISSCGKCEYCRKGMYSHCTTGGWILGNTIDGTQAEFVRIPHADTSLYPIPEGADEEALVMLSDILPTGFECGVLNGKVAPGGTVGIVGAGPIGLAALLTAQFYSPSEIVMVDLDENRLEVAKRFGATAVVKASGADAAAQVMALTEGRGVDTAIEAVGIPATFELCQEIIAPGGVIANVGVHGVKADLHLEKLWSHNIDITTRLVDTVSTPMLLKTVRSGKIDPSKLITHRFKLDQILDAYETFGSAAKTHALKVIIENA, from the coding sequence TCGCTCGGAGAACGGCCCGTCCCGAAGATTGCCGCACCGACGGATGCCGTCGTCAGGATCACAAGAACGACGATTTGCGGCACCGACCTGCATATTCTGAAAGGCGATGTGCCGACCTGCACGCCCGGTCGCATACTCGGGCATGAAGGCGTCGGTGTGGTCGAGGAAACCGGCGCTGGCGTAACCCAATTCAAGAAGGGCGATCGCGTCCTGATTTCGTGCATCTCCTCGTGCGGTAAATGCGAATATTGCCGCAAGGGCATGTATTCGCACTGCACGACAGGTGGCTGGATCCTCGGCAACACCATCGACGGCACGCAGGCCGAGTTTGTGCGCATTCCGCATGCGGACACGAGCCTTTATCCAATCCCGGAAGGGGCCGACGAGGAAGCGCTGGTGATGCTGAGCGACATCCTGCCGACCGGCTTCGAGTGCGGCGTTCTCAACGGCAAGGTTGCGCCGGGCGGCACTGTGGGCATTGTGGGCGCGGGCCCGATCGGACTGGCGGCCTTGCTGACGGCGCAATTCTATTCGCCAAGCGAGATTGTCATGGTCGATCTCGACGAAAACCGTTTGGAGGTGGCAAAACGGTTCGGAGCAACCGCGGTCGTCAAGGCGAGCGGGGCGGATGCAGCGGCGCAGGTGATGGCGCTGACGGAGGGGCGCGGCGTAGACACCGCAATCGAGGCGGTCGGCATTCCGGCAACCTTTGAGTTGTGCCAGGAGATCATCGCGCCGGGCGGCGTCATAGCCAATGTCGGCGTCCACGGTGTGAAGGCGGATCTGCACCTCGAAAAGCTGTGGTCGCACAATATCGACATCACAACGCGCCTTGTGGACACCGTCAGCACACCGATGCTGCTCAAGACCGTTCGGTCGGGCAAGATCGATCCATCCAAGCTCATCACCCACCGCTTCAAGCTGGACCAGATACTGGACGCCTATGAGACGTTCGGCAGTGCGGCAAAAACACATGCGCTCAAGGTCATCATCGAGAACGCATGA
- a CDS encoding aldehyde dehydrogenase family protein, with protein sequence MSQTAQKAAPASQPETLGALINGEFVQAVSGRTFPTFNPGNGEVLAHLPECDEEDIDLAVRAGLAAFPEWKRKTGAARAKLLNKLAQLVQANAAKLAELESLNAGKPIRDSQAIDAVTAVDALEYFAGMATKIQGDTIPVPGPYINMTLREPLGVIGGIIPWNFPLLQAVWKIAPAVAAGNTVVIKPAEQACLSVMYLGRLIQEAGFPAGVVNIVTGFGATAGQALVDHHMVAKIMFTGSTGTGKRIAAAAANTLKPVGLELGGKSAVIVYEDAPVDQAASVAANSIFSNMGQVCTAGSRLLVHESLHDQVLAKVIERAAKVRLGYQMDPNTTMGPLISEKQKERVEGYIALGKADAELAYSHPVPAGLEAGHFVGPHIFDRVENSMKIAREEIFGPVLSVITFKEEGEALALANDNPYGLAASVLTRDIGRAMRTVQAFEAGNVWVNTWGAVSSMAPYGGYKNSGYGREMGFAVMREVTQEKNVWVSVR encoded by the coding sequence ATGAGCCAGACAGCACAGAAGGCGGCGCCCGCTTCGCAACCGGAGACCCTGGGCGCGCTCATCAACGGTGAGTTCGTTCAGGCCGTGAGCGGCAGGACATTTCCCACGTTCAATCCCGGCAATGGCGAAGTGCTCGCCCATCTGCCGGAATGCGACGAGGAGGATATCGACCTTGCGGTCCGTGCCGGACTGGCTGCGTTTCCCGAATGGAAGCGCAAGACCGGCGCTGCGCGTGCAAAGCTGTTGAACAAACTGGCTCAACTGGTTCAGGCCAACGCCGCAAAGCTGGCCGAGCTTGAATCGCTCAATGCGGGCAAGCCGATCCGGGATTCGCAGGCAATCGACGCGGTCACGGCGGTCGACGCGCTGGAATATTTCGCCGGCATGGCCACGAAGATACAGGGCGATACGATCCCGGTGCCCGGGCCGTACATCAACATGACGCTGCGCGAGCCGCTTGGCGTCATCGGCGGCATCATTCCGTGGAACTTCCCGCTGTTGCAGGCGGTGTGGAAGATCGCGCCCGCCGTCGCCGCAGGCAACACGGTTGTCATCAAGCCGGCGGAGCAGGCGTGCCTGTCCGTCATGTATCTGGGCCGCCTGATACAGGAGGCGGGCTTTCCGGCCGGAGTTGTCAACATTGTTACCGGATTTGGTGCGACCGCCGGTCAAGCTCTGGTCGATCACCACATGGTCGCGAAAATCATGTTCACGGGCAGCACCGGAACCGGCAAGCGCATTGCCGCTGCGGCTGCGAACACCTTGAAGCCCGTCGGCCTGGAACTCGGGGGAAAATCGGCGGTGATCGTATATGAGGATGCACCCGTCGACCAGGCGGCCTCCGTTGCGGCAAACTCGATCTTCTCCAATATGGGGCAGGTCTGCACGGCCGGTTCGCGGCTGCTGGTGCATGAAAGCCTGCACGATCAGGTGCTGGCGAAGGTCATAGAGCGGGCGGCAAAGGTCAGGCTCGGCTATCAGATGGACCCGAACACGACGATGGGACCGCTGATTTCAGAAAAGCAGAAGGAACGCGTTGAAGGATACATCGCACTCGGCAAGGCGGACGCCGAACTGGCCTACAGCCATCCCGTACCGGCTGGCCTCGAAGCGGGACACTTCGTTGGTCCGCACATTTTCGACCGTGTCGAAAACTCGATGAAGATTGCACGCGAGGAGATTTTCGGGCCGGTGCTTTCGGTTATCACCTTCAAGGAAGAGGGGGAGGCGCTGGCGCTCGCAAACGACAATCCGTATGGGCTGGCCGCATCGGTCCTGACGCGCGACATCGGCAGGGCAATGCGCACCGTGCAGGCGTTCGAGGCGGGCAATGTGTGGGTCAACACCTGGGGCGCGGTCAGCTCGATGGCGCCCTATGGCGGCTACAAGAACAGCGGGTATGGCCGCGAAATGGGCTTTGCGGTCATGCGCGAAGTCACGCAGGAAAAGAATGTCTGGGTCAGTGTTCGTTAA
- a CDS encoding phasin family protein — protein sequence MQAKFDLSSLAMPSSPYIANGQKLFHATTQLQAHAFKALMRYQIETLGFMKRRCEQDMKLMDDLASSDEFNDTFDIVSNFVQNAASEYSAEVGKFASLGSKLASETAKRVREETDQTIEDIAAATAA from the coding sequence ATGCAAGCAAAGTTCGACCTGTCGTCCCTTGCCATGCCGTCCTCGCCGTATATCGCGAACGGCCAGAAGCTTTTTCATGCCACGACGCAACTTCAGGCTCATGCATTCAAGGCACTGATGCGCTATCAGATCGAAACGCTCGGCTTCATGAAGCGGCGTTGCGAGCAGGATATGAAGCTGATGGACGACCTTGCCTCAAGCGACGAGTTCAATGATACGTTCGATATCGTGAGCAATTTCGTGCAGAACGCGGCGTCGGAATACAGCGCCGAGGTCGGCAAATTCGCATCGCTGGGATCAAAGCTCGCTTCCGAGACCGCAAAGCGCGTGCGCGAAGAAACCGACCAGACCATCGAGGACATTGCGGCGGCGACAGCCGCCTGA